A genomic window from Blastococcus saxobsidens DD2 includes:
- a CDS encoding ABC transporter substrate-binding protein, with protein MKRPLITSTCLALALAATSCGKAEEQGGGAVGGGGEGGATAAAPGVTEDTITLGALMDLTAVFAANSRSILQGANLYWDSVNADGGVCGREVELDVQDHGYDPQQAVSLYQTMSDNVLAIAPVLGSSVITALRPSFEEDDMLVGMAAWTSDVLPDPRFQITGTTYDVETINAIDWLTREHGLQSGDSIGVVYFEGDFGGSSLRGAEYAAEELGLTVVPHQIKPSDTDLSAQVNAMANEGVDAIIVAAASPQTASIASVAQSIGLDVPIVGNAPAFTPNLMDTPAGPALEENFYTSTSMAPPSLDEEGVTEFLTAYEAEYPDEEPIQNGAMYGYASAQIMHEVLMRACEEDDLTREGLLDALRSITDYESGGTVAGVLDYSDPAVPPTREVYISKADPNAPGGLTAVGESFTSDLAEAYEFTG; from the coding sequence ATGAAGAGACCACTGATCACGAGCACCTGCCTGGCGCTCGCGCTGGCCGCCACCAGCTGCGGGAAGGCCGAGGAGCAGGGGGGTGGGGCAGTCGGCGGCGGCGGCGAAGGCGGTGCCACCGCCGCAGCACCGGGCGTCACCGAGGACACGATCACGCTGGGCGCGCTCATGGATCTGACCGCGGTCTTCGCTGCGAACAGCAGGTCGATCCTGCAGGGCGCCAACCTCTACTGGGACTCGGTCAACGCCGACGGCGGTGTCTGCGGGCGCGAGGTCGAGCTCGACGTCCAGGACCACGGGTACGACCCCCAGCAGGCGGTCTCGCTGTACCAGACCATGTCCGACAACGTGCTCGCCATCGCGCCCGTCCTCGGTTCGTCGGTGATCACGGCGCTGCGCCCCTCCTTCGAGGAGGACGACATGCTCGTGGGCATGGCGGCGTGGACCTCCGACGTCCTGCCGGACCCGCGCTTCCAGATCACCGGGACGACGTACGACGTGGAGACGATCAACGCGATCGACTGGTTGACCCGCGAGCACGGGCTGCAGAGCGGCGATTCGATCGGCGTCGTCTACTTCGAGGGTGACTTCGGCGGCAGCTCGTTGCGCGGCGCCGAGTACGCCGCGGAGGAGCTGGGGCTGACCGTCGTCCCGCACCAGATCAAGCCCAGCGACACCGACCTCTCGGCACAGGTGAACGCGATGGCCAACGAGGGGGTCGACGCGATCATCGTCGCGGCGGCGTCTCCCCAGACGGCCTCCATCGCCAGCGTGGCGCAGTCCATCGGGCTCGACGTGCCCATCGTGGGCAACGCGCCTGCCTTCACGCCGAACCTGATGGACACGCCGGCCGGACCGGCGCTGGAGGAGAACTTCTACACCTCGACGTCGATGGCGCCGCCGTCCCTCGACGAGGAGGGCGTGACGGAGTTCCTCACCGCCTACGAGGCGGAGTACCCCGACGAGGAGCCGATCCAGAACGGTGCGATGTACGGCTACGCGTCGGCGCAGATCATGCACGAGGTCCTCATGCGTGCCTGCGAGGAGGACGACCTCACCCGGGAAGGCCTGCTGGACGCGCTGCGGTCGATCACCGACTACGAGTCCGGCGGCACGGTCGCGGGGGTCCTGGACTACTCCGACCCCGCGGTGCCGCCGACCCGCGAGGTGTACATCTCCAAGGCCGACCCGAACGCGCCGGGCGGGCTGACGGCCGTGGGTGAGTCGTTCACCTCCGATCTCGCGGAGGCGTACGAATTCACCGGCTGA